From the Solanum pennellii chromosome 4, SPENNV200 genome, one window contains:
- the LOC107017219 gene encoding calcium uniporter protein 4, mitochondrial: MAIRRILAKRLSSTLKIDPLPPLTVLERSHIPATSPDSVNGDFFRRFLQRREINHVARLPEFLSIPVGEKLREKLKSINVTGERIKFERLAPPAPSTATALLPAETMGKITVNDAKKILKISQLEKVKLRLRELPMNSISYSEFVQICDEFCCNREQSLDFAKMLDESGSVIVLGDVVFLRPYQVAKSMNKIISESIASPNDPRRREFEQMEEQKALIDQKAQSLVRGELYFGLGFLILQTLGFMRLTFWELTWDVMEPICFFVTSFHVVLAYGFFLRTSTEPTFEGYFQRRFKVKQKKLMKTHKFDLEKYNKLREVFYPSYYNQQPYYGFS; encoded by the exons ATGGCGATTCGCCGGATTTTAGCGAAACGCTTATCTAGTACCCTGAAAATAGATCCACTTCCACCTCTTACGGTTCTAGAACGTTCTCACATTCCGGCGACATCGCCGGATTCCGTCAACGGTGATTTCTTCCGACGGTTTCTCCAGAGGAGAGAAATCAATCATGTGGCGAGACTGCCGGAGTTTTTATCTATTCCGGTTGGAGAAAAATTGAGAGAGAAATTGAAGTCTATAAATGTAACTGGAGAAAGGATTAAATTCGAACGCCTAGCTCCACCGGCTCCGTCTACGGCAACGGCGTTGCTCCCGGCGGAAACGATGGGGAAGATAACTGTGAATGATGCTAAGAAGATACTGAAAATTTCGCAGTTGGAAAAAGTGAAATTGAGACTTAGAGAGTTACCAATGAACTCAATTTCGTACTCTGAATTCGTTCAGATTTGTGATGAATTTTGTTGTAACAGAGAACAGAGCTTGGATTTCGCTAAAATGTTGGACGAATCCGGTAGCGTCATCGTTCTGGGTGACGTCGTTTTTCTCCGTCCATATCAG GTGGCAAAATCAATGAACAAAATAATATCAGAATCCATAGCATCACCAAATGACCCAAGAAGAAGAGAGTTTGAACAAATGGAAGAACAAAAGGCCTTGATTGATCAAAAAGCCCAATCACTTGTAAGAGGTGAACTTTACTTTGGGCTGGGCTTTTTAATTCTCCAAACATTGGGCTTTATGAGGTTAACATTTTGGGAATTGACTTGGGATGTGATGGAGCCCATTTGCTTCTTTGTGACTTCATTTCACGTTGTTCTTGCATATGGATTCTTCTTAAGAACATCAACAGAGCCAACTTTTGAAGGGTACTTCCAAAGACGATTCAAAGTTAAACAAAAGAAGCTCATGAAGACACATAAATTCGATCtcgaaaaatataataaattacgAGAAGTATTTTATCCATCTTATTATAACCAACAACCATATTATGGATTTTCTTAG